TGCGGAATATCGAGGCGCGCCGCCGCGATCAGGATACCGAACACGGCGGCGGCGCCAGCCATGTCGTACTTCATGTCCTCCATGCCCGAGGCGGGCTTGAGCGAGATTCCGCCCGCATCGAAGGTCACGCCCTTGCCGACGACGACGACGGCGTCGCCGCCCGCGCCCTCGTGCTCCATCTCGATGAAGCGCGGCTCCTCGACGGACCCGCGGGCGACCGTGAGGAGGCCGCCGAACCCTTCCTCCTCCAGCCGCTCCCGATCCCGCACCTCGACCCGGAAGCCGTATTCTCCGGACAGCCGCTCCGCCTCCGCCGCGAGATAACGCGGCGTCGCCACGTTGCCCGGCAGCGTCACGAGTTCGCGCGTGGCGTTCTGCGCCTCGGCGAGCACGCAGCCCCGCCGCACGGCGGCTTCGGCCTCCGCCCCGGCCTCGCCCCCCGCGATAAGGACCCGCTCTTCCGGCGCGGCGGTGCGGCCCTCCGCGTCGCGGAGCCCGTCGTAGCGCCAGTCTCCCAGCGCAAGCCCCTCGGCGGACGCCTGCCACACGGCGCCGTCCGCCGCCTCCGGCACGCGGAACCCGACGGATCCGAGGCCGCGCTCGCGCGCCGCTCTGACCCCGGCCCCCGCCGCCCGCCGGCACGATTCGGCTGCCGGCCTCGCTGCGGCGTTGAGGCGAACCACGAAGACGTCCGGGACCTCCGCCGCTCCGAGCCGCACCCAGCCCGACGCCTCCCCGGAGCGGCCATGCCCCTCCAGCCACGCCGTCGCCGGGCCTTCCCACCACTCTCCCGTCGACTCCGCGTCATCGAACCACGGGACCACGAGAGCGTCCAGTTCGCGTTCGACGGGTATCCCCGAGCGTATCTCCACCGACACCTTCCTTGTCTCAACGAAAGAAGCGGGCTCGGCAGTCCTCTGAAGGCTTGCGGCCCGCTTCCGTTGGCGTGTTGGCCGGCGCCGGACGCGGCGGGCTCCGACCCCTCCCGCGACTTCGGCTCAGCGCTCGTCCATCGGCACCCAGCGCAGATCCATCTCACCTACATACTCCGCACGCGGCCGAATGAGCCGGTTGTCGGCGTGCTGCTCCATCACGTGCGCCGTCCAGCCGCCCATCCGCCCCATCGCGAACAGCGGCGTATAGAGGTCGATCGGAATGCCGAGCGCGTAGTAGACCGTCGCGCAGTAGAAGTCGACGTTCGGATTGATCCCCTTCTCCGAGATCATCCGGTCCTCCAGCGCGCGGGACATCTCATAGAACTTCCCGAGACCCGCCTGCTGGGTGAGCACGCGGGACATCTCGCGCAGGTGCGTCGCCCGCGGATCCTCCGTCTTGTAGACGCGGTGGCCGAAGCCCATGATCTTCCGCTTCTCGGCGAAGGCCCGGTCGAGCCACGGATCGACGTTCTCCGTGTCGCCGATCTCGAGCAGCGTGTGCATGGCCCTCGCGTTCGCCCCGCCGTGCAACTCGCCCTTCAGCGCCCCGACGCCCCCGGTCACGGCCGAGTGCATGTCCCCGAGCGTGGCGGCGATGACGCGGCAGGCGAAGGTCGACGCGTTGAACCCGTGGTCGAGGTACAGGAGCAGCGTGCGGTCGAGCGCATCGACGGCTTCCTCCGTGCCGGGCTCGCCGTTCGCCATCCTGACGAAATCGGCGGACAGCGAGAGCGACGGATCGGGCTCCAGCGGCTCCAGCCCCTGCCGAATGCGGTGGATCGCGGCGATGATTGTCGGCGTCCGCGCCACGAGCCGCTCCGCCTTGCGCCGGTTCGCCGCGCTCGAGTTGTCCTCGGCGTCCGGATCGTACACGCCCTCGAGGGAGACCCCGGTCCGCAGGGCAGCCATCGGCACGGTCTCCGCGGGGAGCCCCTTCAGGCCGTCTATGGTTCTCGGGTCCAGCGCCCGTTGACCGGCTAGCGCCACCTCGAACTCGTCGAGTTCGGCCTGCCTCGGCAGCCGCCCGTTCCAGAGCAGGAATACGCTCTCCGGGAACGAGACGTTCGGCGCGAGTTCGTGGATGTTGTAGCCCCGGTAGACGAGGATGCCCTTGAGTCCGTCAATGAAGCTGAGGTGAGTCTGCGAGGCGACGACGCCTTCTAGTCCTTTCCCGGCGGCGGCGGTCATTCTGTCACGAGGCCTTTCGGTATGGCGCGGAGATTTCCGCGCGGACGGCCAGCAGCCCGTGGCAAAGCCCCGACGCAGGGTTTTGCCACGGACTGCTAGCGGATGGCAGGATCGAGTTTCGCTTCCTTGAAGTGCTTCTTGAGATCATCGAGACTGAGCTGCTCGAACGAACCCTGTGGGAGCCGAAGCCGCCGCTGGGTCTGGTACGGGTCGGAGAAACAGACGAACACGACCGCCTCGAAATCGTCGGGCGGAGCCTTTTCGTTCGGATCGGGCCAGAAGACCTCGCGGGAAGCGAGCCATGCTTTCCACCGGCGTCCGTCGTCATCCTGGAAGGTCTTTGTCATTTCCACCTCTGGCGGCCGGGACGCGTCGCTCGCGAACGGGCGACGGGACGTTTCCGGCCCGGATACGCATTCATCGCAGCCAAGAAAGATAGCGTGCGATCACGGCATCGGGAAGAAGGTTCGCGACTCGGAGAGACCGGCGAACGCGGTCGGATTCGGTCAGCCCGGCGGGACCTCCCGCTCCGACGCATCGGGTGCGGGGAGACGGCATCCGAAGGCGAAACCGCCACCCATGAGAAGGCCCACGAGCAGCCCGAGCAGAATCGTCACGAGGACGTAGTACAGTGTGATGGTCATGGGGGAAGAATGTCGCTTCTGACCGCGGATGTCCAGCGCCCCGCGGGCCGGTTACGCGTCGCCGTTACCTGTCGCTGCGGCGCAGGCGGCGGAGGACGCGCTGCTGGAAGGCGATCCGTTCCATGACCCGGTCGACGATCTGTTGCGCGTTCTTCCGCGAGCGGCCGTCGGCGGCCAGGTCGTCGTACGGCACGGGCCGGCCCACGTAGATGGAAACCCGCTGTCCGATGCGGGGCAGGCGGGAACCGATGGGAAGGACGCGATCCAGTCCGTCCAACGTGATCGGGACGACGTGCGGGCGGGTCTGGAGAATGACCATGCCCGCGCCGGCTCGCCCGCGTCCGACCTGCCCGTTCCGCGAGCGCGTCCCCTCCGGGAAGAGCGTGAGTATTCCCGCCCGCAGCACGTTTGCCGAGCGGATCATCGCGCGCAGGTCGCGGCGGCCGCGCCGCACCGGAATGCACTGGAACTGGTGGAACACCCAGCCGAAGAACGGGTTGCTGAAGAAGTTCTCCGCCGCGGCCGCATTCCACGGCGCGAGGTGGGGCCTGAAAGTTTTTTCGGGAAAGAACAGGTAGTAGGCGATCGGAAACGAGTCGATCATCGACTGGTGATTCGAGAGAACGAGCGTGTTCGGCAGGTGGGGCACGCGTCGCCGTCCATAGACCCGCGTTCGGTTGAGGAGCCCGAAGAGGAGGAAGACGCAGGGTGGCGCCACGAGGTTCGTGATGATCCAGCGCGTGACCGGCGTCAGCCACCGCGTGATGGGGCCCGGGGCCCAGTCCGGGGGCGATGCGTTCGCCCGCTTCGGGTTCTCGCGATCCATCATCGCCTGAGAGTAGGTTGCCTCGGAATCGGCGGGAAGGCCGGGCGGCCGAGACGCCCGCGAACCACGGAGATCTGGAGCCAGCGCGCGTGCGAACGATGGACCTTGCCATCATCGGAGGAGGGCCGGTCGGGCTCGAGGCCGCGGCCCGCGCGGCCCGCACGGGACTCGCGACGATTCTGTTCGAGGCGGGCGAGGTGGCGGACCACGTCCGCGCCTGGGGATGGATGCGGCTCTTCTCCCCCTTCGGGTGGAACGCGGGACCGGGCGGGCTGGAGGTGCTGCGCGGCCAGGGGGGTGAGCTGCCGGCGGCGGAGGCGCTGCTCACGGGCGCGGAGTTGCGGACGCACTACCTGCTGCCCCTGGCCGCGGCCCTCCGGTCGCGCGTGGAGGTCCGCGAGGGCGCGCGCGTGCGTGACGTCGCCCGGGCGGACTGGTTGAAGGGCGAGGCGCTCGGAGAGGCCGCCCGGGCGGACCAGCCCTTCCGGCTGCTCGTGGAGCAGAACGGCGCCGAGACGGAGGTGTTCACCCGGGCCGTGTTCGACTGCTCGGGGACCTACGGGCGGCCCAACTGGGCGGGCCCGGGCGGCACGCCCGCCATCGGCGAGCGATCCGCGCGGCGCGCGATCGAATACCGCATCCCGGATGTGCTCGGCGCCCAGCGCGGGCGCTACGCCACGCGGCGCACGCTCCTTCTCGGCAACGGACACTCCGCCGCCACGACCGCCTGCGCCCTCGCGGCGCTGGCCCGGGCCGGCCCCGCCACGCGGTTCACCTGGGCCAGCCGCGAGGCGCACGGCGTCCCGCTGCGGGCGATCCCGGACGATCCGCTTCCCGAGCGGGTGAAGCTCACGCGCCGCGCCAACGCGATCGCCGCCGAACCGCCGCCCGGCTGCGAGTGGCTCGCCCGGAGCCGGCTGATCACGGTCCGGGAGATCGACTCGCGGGGCTTCGATGTCGACCTGGAGATCGACGGGAAGGTGCGGCCCGACCGCTTCGACCGGATCGTGGCGAACGTCGGCTACGAGCCCGACGACGGCCTCTACCGCCAGCTCCAGGTGCACACCTGCTACGCGTCCCTCGGCCCCATGGGCGTCTCCGCCGCGCTCCTCGCCGCTCAGGGCCCGCCGGGCGACGCGCCGGCGGACTGCTGCATCGCGGCGGACGCGCTCGGACCCGAGACGCTGCGCAACCCCGAACCCGGTTTCTTCGTCCTGGGCGCCAAGAGCTTCGGCAAGAACTCCGCCTTCCTCATGCGGACGGGGTACGAGCAGGTCGCCGACGCGTTCTCTCTCCTCGGCTGGAACGCCGCGCGCACGACCGGGGCGCGCTGATCCGGCGGGCCGGGTCGGCCCGCGCGGCTCACATCCTCTTGTAGGCCGGCCCGCTTCCGCCCTCCCGCGGCGTCCAGCGGGGACCGAGGATGTCCGTCGCCTTGCAGTCGATGCAGTTCGGCGCGTTCACGACCAGGCGGTCGCCGTCGCGCTCGTACACGCCGGCCGGACAGAGGCTCGCGTACAGGTCCGCCATCTCCGGCGACACCGCGGTGCCCGCTTCGGTGCCCGCTGGCGCGGTCGCCGTCGCACCCGGCCCCGCACCCTCCGTGCCCGCCGCACCCACCAGGAGGTGCGAGGGGATGTCGTCCCGGGTCGCGTTCCCGGAGCGGAACACCGCGTCGACCTTGGCGACCGCGTGCTCGCCGTCGTAGGCGGACTCGAGCCCCAGCCGCTTGCGGCGAGGGCCCGCCGCGTCGGGCTTGCTCGGGATCCGGCCACCGGGAAACGTCCCGCCCGTCGCCTGCATGAGCCCCGCCTTGACGCCTCCCGCGAAGAAGCCGGACTTGAAGGCGAGCCGCTGGTTCCGGTTGCGGTACAGCGGGTCCTGGATGAGGCTCTCCCTCAGCGCCGCGTCGTAGGACGCGAGGCGGGCCGCCGGGACCGCCCCCTCCGCCCCGTCCAATCCCTCGCGGCCCTGCGCGCCCCCGTCTACGCTGCCGTCCGCCCCCGTGCCCCCGTCCGACAGGGCCCGGCCGATCGCGTCCGCCGCCAGGACTCCCGACCGCATCGCGTAGTGGATGCCCTTGAGCGAGGCGACGTCGACGAGGCCCGCGGCATCTCCCGCGATGAGCAGGCCGTCCCCGCTCAGCCGGTCCGGGATGGCGTGGTAGCCGCCCTCCGGAATCGTCTTCGCTCCCCACTCCACGAGTTCGCCCCCGTCCAGGATCCCGCGCACGAACGGGTGCTGCTTGAAGCGCTGCAGCAGCGCGTGCACGTCGAGGTCCACGTAGGGCGCGTCGAGGCCCACGACGAGACCCAGCGACACGAGATTCTCGCCCATGGGGTAGATGAAGCTGCCCCCGAACGCATCGCGCGGCAGCGGCCAGCCCATGGTATGGGTGACCGCGTCGGGCGGATGCGCGACCTCCCACAGTTCCTTGACGCCGAGCGCGAAGATCTGAGGGTTCGCCGAGCCGATGCCCTCCCGCTCGAGCCAGGCCTGGCTCAGCGGCCCGCGGGTCCCTTCGGCGAGCACCGTGACCCGCGCGGAGAGGTCCGTGGCCGGCATGTAACCGCCCGCCGGATTCCCCTCCCGGTCGAGACCGGCGGGCGTCGTGCGCACGCCGACGACCTGTCCGCCGCGCATGAGGAGCGCGTCGGCGGGGAATCCCGTGAACACGTTCACCCCGAGTTCCTCCGCCCGCGCGCCCAGCCAGCGCACGATTTTGCAGATCGAGGCCACGTGGTGGCCGTGGTTCCGCATCGAGGGCGGGGTCGGGAGCCGGATCCTGCCGCGCTCCGTGAGGAGGAGCACCCGGTCGCCCGCCACGCGGCCCCGGAGCGGAAGCTCCGCTTCGTCGAGATCCGGGAAGAGCGTGCGAAAGGCCTCCGGGTTCACGACCGCCCCGGAGAGGCAGTGCTCCCCGAGTTCACCCGACTTCTCGAGCACGCCGATCTCGAGGTCGGCGAGCGGCCCGCCCTCCGCGCGGTCGCGCGCCGCGAGTTGCGCCAGCCGGATCGCGCCCGCGAGCCCGGCCGGACCTCCGCCCACAAACAGGACATCCAGCGGCACCGCCTCCGGGTCGGGGTCCTCCTCGATGATGAAGCGCCCCCCCGGCAGCGGCGGCTGCGCCGAAGCGGGAATCAGCGGTCTCACGGCGGCGTCCCGAGAACGCCCGCCTCGCGGAGGAATCCCAGCGTGGGTTCGAGCGGGAGCGCTTCGACCGTCCGTCCCCGGTGCCCCGTGACGGATGTCGCCTTGAACAGGGAGTTGATGACGGCTTCGTCCGTTGCCTCGACCACCGCCTCGAACACGCGCGACAGCGCGCCGCCGCCTCGAACGGCCTCCCCCTCCCCGGTGGAGAAGGCGATCGCGTAGTCGCCCGAACCGTGCGACATGTACGACCCGGTGCGGGCGAGTCCCATGAAGGAGCGGTCGGCCACCCGGTCGAGTTCGCGGTGGGCCAGTGGCAGGTCCGTCGCGATCACGATCATCACGGACCCGTCGGACCCATCGGGCCCATCGCCATCCCCCTGATCGCGACCACCGCGCAGACCGGCGGCGGCGAGCTTCTCTCCCACGCGCACGCCGTCGATCCGCAGCGAACCGCCGAAGTTGCTCTGCACGAGCACGCCGACGTTCACGACCCGGCCGCCGATCTCGACCCGCCGCGACGAGGTCCCGATGCCGCCCTTCCAGCCGAAGGCGATCGTCCCCGTCCCGGCCCCGACCGCTCCCTCCTCCACCGGGCCGCCCGCCGCCGTCCGCAGCGCCTCGCGCACGTGCTCCGGCCGGATCGGACGGACGCGGATGTCGCTCAGGTACCCGTCGTTCGTCTCGCCGACGACCGGGTTCATCGAGCGCACCTCTCGGTTCGCCGGGAGCGACAGGAGGGTATCGAGGAGCGCGTCCGCCGCGCGGAACACGCTCAGCGTCCCGGTGAGGAGGATCGGCGTCTCGATTTCGCCGAGTTCGTTGACCTGGCTCAGCCCCACCAGCTTCCCGAACCCGTTGCCGACCGCGATCGCCGCTCGCACCCGCCGCTCGAACACGTTGTCCCCGTGTGGGAGAATGGCCGTGACCCCCGTGCGGATCGAGTCGCCCACCCACACCGTACGGTGGCCCACACGCACCCCGGGCACGTCCGTGATCGCATTCAGCGGCCCCGTCGGCAGCCGCCCGATGAGGACGCCCGCCTCCCGCGCGCGCGGCCGCTCCTCGCCGGCCGGCCGCGCCTCCTGACCCGTGGCGTCCGCGGGCGGCAACACCGCCATCGCCGCAAGTACGAGCGCCGCCGACCCTGCCCCGCTCGCCGCGCGGCTAGTTCTCACTGCTGATGGTCGCCCGCTCGATGTAGTCCAGTTCGGCGAACTCGGCCTCCAGGTAGGCGTTCCCCTCCTCCTGAATCCGTCCCTGGCTCGGCCCGCCCCCGCTCGGCGCCCCCTCGCCGTACTCCGAGTAGAGCGCGTCGACGACCTCCATCCCCGAAATCACTTCACCGATGGCGGCGAACCCCATCCCATCGAGCCGCGAGTTGTCGCCGAAGTTGATGAAGAGCTGCGTGCTTCGGCTGTTCGGCATGGACGTCTGCGCGAAGCTGATCCGCCCGCGCGTGTTCCCCACCACCACCGGATCGTCCTGGATGTTCGCGTCCCGCCACGCGCTCTGGATCTCCGGATTCCCGTTGATCCCGAACTGCGCCATGAAACCGGCGATCACGCGGAAGAACCGCACGTCGTCAAAGAACCCGTTCTCCACCAGGTTGTAGAAACGGTCCACGCCATTCGGCGCCCACTGGCGGTGCGCCTCCACCACGAACGTGCCCTTCGAAGTCTCGAACCGAGCCTGAAAAGTCTCCGGTGCCGTCATGTTCACCTCTGCCGAAGCCGGGTCCCCGAGGAATTCGCTCGGCCCTCCACCCCGTTCGCAGGCGCTCACCGCCAGCAGACACCCGAGGAGCAGCCAACCCGGCCTGAAACCGGACCTGGATAGACGCGACCGTACCATCTCGACCCCCGTCAGCTTCTTGTGTGTTTTGAGTGCGCCGCGCCGGGCCATTGCCACGGCCTGCGGGCGGGCGTGCCGTCAGATACGGCGTGCCACGATGTAACGATATGCGACCGGAATTGCGACGAGCACGAACAACGTACTCGAAATCAACCCGCCGATGGTCGCCAGCGCGAGCGCGTTCCAGATGTTCTGATCCTGGGACGGGGCGAAGAGGACGAGTGGCAGGAGCCCGAACACCGTCGTGAGCGTCGTCATGAGGATGGGGCGCACGCGCTCCAGCGTCCCCTGCACGATCGCCGCCGCCGTCGGCATGCGTTTGCGCACTTCGCCGATGTGGTAAACCACAAGGATGGCGTTGTTCACGACGATGCCGCCCATCATGATCGTGCCGATGAACGCGGTGCGGGTGAAGGTCGCGTCGGTGTAGAAGAAGATGAGGAAGACGCCGATGAGGGCGAAGGGCAGCGAGAAGAGCACCACGAACGGCGCCAGGAGCGACTCGAAGAGGCCGGCCGTCACCATGTAGATGAGGAGGATGGAGAAGGCGAGGACGACCCACATCTGCGTCGTCTCCTCCGTCGTCCAGCCCCCGTAGCGCGACTTTTCGATCCGGTAGCCCGGCGGGAGTTCCATCGCGTCCACCACAGCGTCGCGGACGACATCGCCGAACCGCACCGGCCCGCGGAACTCCCAGGCCACGGTCCGCTCGTACTGCTGATCTTCCCGCCGGATGCTGGCCAGGACCTGCCGCTGCCCCACCTCCGCGACGCTGGCGAGCCGGAGTTCCTCGCGGGAGGAGATCGGCACGCGCAGATCGCTCAGATCGTGGAAGTCGAACTCGCGGTACCCGTCCACCTTGACGGCGAGCTGCACCTCCTCGCCGCCCACCCGGATCGGGTTCCCGGACGGACGACCCTGGATGTTGCGCGACACGTAGTTGAGCAACTGCTGAACCGGGAGGTTGTAGGCCGCCAGCGCCTCCCGGTCCGGCTCCACGTAGTACTCGAATTCCCGGTCGCGCTGATACCAGTTGCCGGTCGCGTTCGGGTCCACGTCGCGGATCCTCGAGAACCGCGTCAGGCGCGACGCGATTTCCTCGGCGATCTCCTGCACCGTCAGGTAGTTGTACCCAAGCACCTGGAGGCTGTAGTTGGGTGGGCTCGAGCCGCCGCCGTAGAAGCTGGGACCGTATCCCCGCACACGGACGTCGACGCCCGAGAACCCGTAGCTGTACGCCGTCATCTGGTCCTTGATGTGCACCGGGATCGACGTATGCTCGAGTTCGTCGGGGAATTCCGCGCGCATGTACGCAAAGTTCGGTCGGACCTGCGCCTCGAAGCGTTCCACTTCATCGATGGTGGCGAGCTTCGCCTCGAAGGAACGGGCGAGTTCGTCCGTGCGCTCCAGCCCCGCGCCGCGCGGGAAGCTGATCGTGATCGTGATCCCGCTTCCGCCCCCTCCGAATCCGCTCCAGTAGCTCCCCCTGCTCACGTGCTCATCGAACAGGTACCAGCTCCCGCCGAGGCTCCCGAGGCAGAGGAGCGCGATGAGGACGGGGTGCCGCAGGGCGAACCCGAGCAGCGACCGGTACCCCGCGATGTAGAAAGGTTCGGACGGCCGGGTCGGCGATGAGGCGGCCTCCCCGGTCGTGAGGGCCGCATCGACTACGGTCCCGGCGGAATCCCGCATGCGGGCGACGCGCGAGGCGAGCGCCGGGACGAAGGTGAACGCCACGAAGAGGCTGGCGATGATCGAGAAACCGACGGCGAACGTGAGCGGCAGGTAGTAGACCCGCAGCTCTCCCTGGAGGAAGAGGAAGGGGACGAGCACGATCGCGGTCGTCAGCGTCGCGGCGAGCACCGGCAGGACGACCTGGCGCGCGCCGCGGCTGGCGGCATCGGATGGGGCCGCCCCCGATCGGCGGTGACGCTCCACGTTTTCGAGCACGACGATGCCGTTGTCGACGACGAGGCCGAACCCCCACGCGAGCCCCCACAGCGTGAGCAGGTTCAGTGAGAACCCGCCGATGTAGAGAAAGTTCACCGCGGTCAGGACGCTGAACCCGATCGTGGCGAACACGACGAGGACGGCGCCGAGCGACCGCAGGAAGAGCGTGAGGACGATGAAGATCACGATGGCCGCGGCGATGGCGCGGAGCCGGAGTTCCGTGAGCTGCTCGCGGATGTTCTCGCTCTGATCGGTCAGCAGCTCGAGGCCCACGCCCGCCGGGAGCGTCGAGCCCAGTTCGATCATTGCGGCCTTCACGTCGTCCGCGACCTGGATCACGTTCGTGCCCGACTGGCGGAACACGCTCATCAAGATCGTGGGCTGCGAGTCGATGCGCCACAGCAACGTCGGGTCTTCCGTCTGGTCGCGCACCTGCCCCAGATCGCCCACGCGGACGGGCCCATCCGGCCGCGTGAGGACGATCATATCCGCGATGTCGGACACCTCGAGCGCCCGAGTGCGCACGGCGATGGCGAACTGCCGCCCATCGAGTTCGACCGACCCGGGGGCCCTCGGCTCGGACAGCTCGGAGATCCGGCTGCGGACCTCCTCCGGCCTCAGCCCGAGCGCCTCCAGCCGGCCCCGATCCAGCTCGACCGCGATCTCGCGGCGCTCCGCCCCCCGGACGCGCACCTCGGACACGCCCGGCAGCCCCCGCACGAAGGGCTCGATCTCCTCCTCGGCGATCTCGCCCAGGCGCGCAAACGTATACGGGCCGGTCAGCGAGAAGCTGAGGAGCTGCTCCTCTTCGTCGGCGAACTCCTGCGGCACGTACTCGGAGAGGTCGGGCACCACGCCCCCGGGCAACTCGTCCCGGATGGAGTTGATCCGTTCGCTCAGCTCGAGACGGGCGAACTCCATGCGTGTCTCGCGCTCGAAGTGGACCTGGATCGAAGCCGTGGAGCCTGTCCCGCGCGCATCGGCACGGGACTCCGAGATGACCTTCTCCACGCCGCCGACCTGCTGGATGACGGTTTCGAGCGGCGCGGTCACGAACGCTTCCAGCGCCTCGGGCGAGGCTCCGGTCCAGGTGGCAGTGACCGTGAGACGCGGGAATTCGACCTCGGGCAGATCCTCGACCGGAATGAGCCGGAAGCTCGTCACGCCGAGCGCGAAGAGCGCGATGTAGATCGCGGCGGTCGCCACTGGCCGGCGGATGGCCAGATCGATCATGGTTCCACACTCCCTCGCGCCATGCCCGGAGCCGCCGGCCCGGAGCGGCCCCCGAGGCCGTACCCCGGCGTCGGCCGGACTGCGGACGGGTCGCGGCGTTCGGGCCGCGGGCCCGGGTCGGGCCCCACGGACACGGAGGGCTCGACCAGGACCGAATATACGACGGGCACGACGATCAGCGTGAGGAAGGTCGCGGAGATGAGGCCGCCGATCACCACGACGGCGAGCGGGGCGCGGAGGTCGGCCCCTGCCCCCAGCCCCGCGGCGAGCGGCAGGAGTCCGACCACGGTCGTGATCGTCGTCATCACGATGGGGCGGAGGCGCAGCCTGCCCGCTTCAAGGATCGCCGCCCGCTTGGCCAGCCCGGCCCGTCTGCGCTGGTTGATGAAGTCGACCTTCACGATGGCGTCGTTGACGACAATGCCGATGAGGATCACGAACCCGATGCCGCTCATCGCGTTGAGGCCGCCCCCGGCGATCCAGAGCGCGGTCACCGCCCCGATCGCCGCCAGCGGCACCGCCGTGAGAACGACGAGCGGCTGCACGAGTGACTCGAACTGGGCGGCCATGATCAGGAAGACGAGGGCCAGCGCGAGGCCGAAGGCGAAGGTGAGCGAGCGGAAGCTGTCCTGCATCTCCTCGTTCTCGCCGCCGACGCGCACGGTCGTGAGCGCCGGGCGCGGGATGTCCGCGATCGCGGCCTCCACCTCCCGGACGGCCGTCCGGAGGCCGCCCTCGGCCACGTCCGCCAGCACCTGGATCGTGCGGTTCTGATCCTCGCGCCGGATTTCGACCGGACCGAACCCCTGCCGGACCGTCACGAGTTCCCCGATCGGCACGCCCTGGAGCCGAAGCCCGAGCACTCTGTCCAGTTCCCGCCGGGCCGTTTCCGGAATCGTGACCCGGATGTCGACCTTGTCGGCGAACACCGAGTACGCGTTCCGGGTCTCCGATCCCCGCAGGTAGTCCTCGATCGCCGTCGCGACCGACGTCACGGTGATCTGGTGCCGGGCCGCCACCTCCCGATTGACCTCGATGACGAGTTCCGGCTGCGTGCGGAGGAAGTCCAGCCGCACATCGGCGAGCGCCGGGACGCCCTCGAGCCGGGTCTCGATCGCCTCGGCGACCGGCACGAGTTCCTCCAGTTCCCCGCTCTGCACCTTCACCGCGAGGTCGGCCTCCCCGATCGCCAGCGCCCTGCCAAGCGAGGTGGCCCGCCCGGTCTCGATCGTCACGAAGGCCGGATCCACGCCGCTTCCCGGGAGCCGAGCCCGCAGTTCGGCGATCGCTTCGCTCGTCGGCCGGGACGACCCGGCGAGCTGGACGTCGAGCGCCGCGTTGTTGAGTCCGGTCAGGTCGCGCGCCGCGAGTTCGCTGCCCCGGCTGCGGCCCACCCGGGTGAAGATGCCCGAGACATCCGCCATGTCGAGCAGGAGCCGCTCCACCTCTCCGGCCGCCTCGTCCGTCGTGCGGATCGGCGTCCCCTGAGGGAGGTTGAGTTCGACCCAGAACTGCTGCTCGTCCACGCGCGGCATGAGTCCCCGCGGGAGGGATCCGGCGAGCATGACCGCGCCGGCCAGCGCGACGACGGCGATGGAGAGGACCTCCAGCCGGTGCGCGAGGGCCCACTCGAGCGTCCGCTCGTAGCGGTCCGCGAAGCGCAGGAACGCGCGCTCGAAGGCCCGCAGAAAGGGACCGAAGAGCAGGCCCAGAACCCTGCCGCCGCCGGTCGCGACATCGACGCCCGTGAGCTTGACCGAGCGCCCCACGTAGGCGACCCCGCCC
This genomic stretch from Candidatus Palauibacter scopulicola harbors:
- a CDS encoding citrate/2-methylcitrate synthase, which produces MTAAAGKGLEGVVASQTHLSFIDGLKGILVYRGYNIHELAPNVSFPESVFLLWNGRLPRQAELDEFEVALAGQRALDPRTIDGLKGLPAETVPMAALRTGVSLEGVYDPDAEDNSSAANRRKAERLVARTPTIIAAIHRIRQGLEPLEPDPSLSLSADFVRMANGEPGTEEAVDALDRTLLLYLDHGFNASTFACRVIAATLGDMHSAVTGGVGALKGELHGGANARAMHTLLEIGDTENVDPWLDRAFAEKRKIMGFGHRVYKTEDPRATHLREMSRVLTQQAGLGKFYEMSRALEDRMISEKGINPNVDFYCATVYYALGIPIDLYTPLFAMGRMGGWTAHVMEQHADNRLIRPRAEYVGEMDLRWVPMDER
- a CDS encoding electron-transfer flavoprotein:ubiquinone oxidoreductase, coding for MRPLIPASAQPPLPGGRFIIEEDPDPEAVPLDVLFVGGGPAGLAGAIRLAQLAARDRAEGGPLADLEIGVLEKSGELGEHCLSGAVVNPEAFRTLFPDLDEAELPLRGRVAGDRVLLLTERGRIRLPTPPSMRNHGHHVASICKIVRWLGARAEELGVNVFTGFPADALLMRGGQVVGVRTTPAGLDREGNPAGGYMPATDLSARVTVLAEGTRGPLSQAWLEREGIGSANPQIFALGVKELWEVAHPPDAVTHTMGWPLPRDAFGGSFIYPMGENLVSLGLVVGLDAPYVDLDVHALLQRFKQHPFVRGILDGGELVEWGAKTIPEGGYHAIPDRLSGDGLLIAGDAAGLVDVASLKGIHYAMRSGVLAADAIGRALSDGGTGADGSVDGGAQGREGLDGAEGAVPAARLASYDAALRESLIQDPLYRNRNQRLAFKSGFFAGGVKAGLMQATGGTFPGGRIPSKPDAAGPRRKRLGLESAYDGEHAVAKVDAVFRSGNATRDDIPSHLLVGAAGTEGAGPGATATAPAGTEAGTAVSPEMADLYASLCPAGVYERDGDRLVVNAPNCIDCKATDILGPRWTPREGGSGPAYKRM
- a CDS encoding P1 family peptidase translates to MAVLPPADATGQEARPAGEERPRAREAGVLIGRLPTGPLNAITDVPGVRVGHRTVWVGDSIRTGVTAILPHGDNVFERRVRAAIAVGNGFGKLVGLSQVNELGEIETPILLTGTLSVFRAADALLDTLLSLPANREVRSMNPVVGETNDGYLSDIRVRPIRPEHVREALRTAAGGPVEEGAVGAGTGTIAFGWKGGIGTSSRRVEIGGRVVNVGVLVQSNFGGSLRIDGVRVGEKLAAAGLRGGRDQGDGDGPDGSDGSVMIVIATDLPLAHRELDRVADRSFMGLARTGSYMSHGSGDYAIAFSTGEGEAVRGGGALSRVFEAVVEATDEAVINSLFKATSVTGHRGRTVEALPLEPTLGFLREAGVLGTPP
- a CDS encoding M17 family peptidase N-terminal domain-containing protein, with translation MEIRSGIPVERELDALVVPWFDDAESTGEWWEGPATAWLEGHGRSGEASGWVRLGAAEVPDVFVVRLNAAARPAAESCRRAAGAGVRAARERGLGSVGFRVPEAADGAVWQASAEGLALGDWRYDGLRDAEGRTAAPEERVLIAGGEAGAEAEAAVRRGCVLAEAQNATRELVTLPGNVATPRYLAAEAERLSGEYGFRVEVRDRERLEEEGFGGLLTVARGSVEEPRFIEMEHEGAGGDAVVVVGKGVTFDAGGISLKPASGMEDMKYDMAGAAAVFGILIAAARLDIP
- a CDS encoding lysophospholipid acyltransferase family protein, which translates into the protein MMDRENPKRANASPPDWAPGPITRWLTPVTRWIITNLVAPPCVFLLFGLLNRTRVYGRRRVPHLPNTLVLSNHQSMIDSFPIAYYLFFPEKTFRPHLAPWNAAAAENFFSNPFFGWVFHQFQCIPVRRGRRDLRAMIRSANVLRAGILTLFPEGTRSRNGQVGRGRAGAGMVILQTRPHVVPITLDGLDRVLPIGSRLPRIGQRVSIYVGRPVPYDDLAADGRSRKNAQQIVDRVMERIAFQQRVLRRLRRSDR
- a CDS encoding peptidylprolyl isomerase, producing MTAPETFQARFETSKGTFVVEAHRQWAPNGVDRFYNLVENGFFDDVRFFRVIAGFMAQFGINGNPEIQSAWRDANIQDDPVVVGNTRGRISFAQTSMPNSRSTQLFINFGDNSRLDGMGFAAIGEVISGMEVVDALYSEYGEGAPSGGGPSQGRIQEEGNAYLEAEFAELDYIERATISSEN